The genomic stretch GACTATGTTCAAGCAGTTCTTGCTCGAAGGGATCAAGGGGATCTATGGCGCCGTATGCTCCGTCTCATTGCCGAGAGATGGCTCTGCGATGAACCGGATATGACTTTTCTCAGGTACTGATATTGGGTCAGAGGGGTAAGGAAAGTAGCTAGGTGGGTGTTCGCTGTCTGAGAAAGGTTATAAACCAAAGCGTAGCTTAAATGCTTTACAAGATAGTGTAAGACCTTATTTGGATAAACTAACACCTTCTCCATGCAAGGTATAAACTTCCAACTGCTGTGAGTTGGATAAGGTAGTCTTCGATGCGTTAGGTTTGACGGAGGAGGAACAGCTTGAGGTATAACGGTGGTGGATCTAGTGAAGAAGAGATTGGTGAAGGCGAGGAGTGTGTGATTAAAGCGATGGGAGATTCAAGATGGAGAGAAATAGTGAAGTCGGGATAGAGACATCATCCAGTTCTAAACTCTGAGGGTTTGAGCTATGGCTGGAAGAACTAAAATTGAATGGACTGAGAGGACCTGGAATCCGGTTACGGGTTGTTCTAAGATAAGCCCCGGATGTACTCACTGTTATGCAGAACGATTTGCCCGCCGGCTTCAAAGAATGGGGAACCCAAGGTATAAAAACGGGTTTCGAGTAACCCTCCACGAGGACTTGCTTGATTTGCTCCTCCGGTGGAAAAAGCCCTCTATGATCTTCGTGAACTCTATGTCTGACCTCTTCCATAAGGAGGTTCCATCTCACTTCATCCGCAGAGTTTTTGAGACAATGGAAAAAGCGCATTGGCATATCTTTCAGATTTTGACCAAGCGATCAGCTCGGTTGAAAGAGTTGGCCTCGAGTCTCCCGTGGCCTTCCAATGTGTGGATGGGCGT from Candidatus Poribacteria bacterium encodes the following:
- a CDS encoding phage Gp37/Gp68 family protein, which codes for MAGRTKIEWTERTWNPVTGCSKISPGCTHCYAERFARRLQRMGNPRYKNGFRVTLHEDLLDLLLRWKKPSMIFVNSMSDLFHKEVPSHFIRRVFETMEKAHWHIFQILTKRSARLKELASSLPWPSNVWMGVSVELPQYYFRIEDLRCVPASVRFLSCEPLLGALPDLPLDGIHWVIVGGKSGPNARPMKPEWVEDIRRQCAKAGIPFFFKQWGGIQKWKNGRKLNGKEYNEFPNDIQMQLF